The genomic interval GATGACCGGCGGCTGGTCTTCCAGCACCGTTAACGCGAAATCTCGGGTCGCGAATTGCTGCGCGCCGCCTTGCTCGGTCACCCGCACCGTGATGGTTTGGCTGCCCGGCTGGAATTCGCGGCCCGGCGAGAAAGTGAACAGACCCGTGCTGGCATTGATCGAGGCGCCGGCCGGTGCACCCGGTTCGAGCGAGTAGACCAGCGCCTGTGTGCCGGGCGGCGGATCGTGACCCGCCACAGTGAAGCTCAGCGTCTCGCCTTGGACGACCACTTGGGTGCCGATCGGGTCGATGACCGGGGCCGGGTCAGGGACGACATGAATGGTGATCTGCTTGGTACCCGAAAGCGGGTTGTTGCCTTGCGACTCGGTCACACGGACCGTGACCGTATAGTCGCCGTTGGTCAGCCCGGCCGAGTTGAAGGTGAACTGTGCGGTCCGCTGCGGCGAGGCCGCAGGGATCAGCGAGGCGGCCGAAGAATTGGGACCCGGGTCGATGCTGAAGGTCAGGCCCTGCGCCGGCAGGTCGAAGTCGTTGCCGGTCAGCGTGACCGAGACCGATTCGCCGCGCACGACCGACAAATCGTTATTCGCGTTGATGTCGACGATGAACGGTGTCTGGTTGTCCTCGGTGATCGTTACCGAGAATTGCTTGCTGTCGACCAGGCCGCCTTGGTCGCGCACGAAAGCGGTGATCTGAAACGTCTGGCCACCCTGGTTTTCATTGACAATCCAGGTGATGTCGCCGGTGCGCGGGTCGATGCTCACGCCGTCGGGCGGCGAGAACGTGAAGCCATAGGTGAGCGTGTCGCCGATGCCGCCGCCTGCGAGGTTGGGATCGGTCGCATCCAGCTTGAATTTGAAGATCGTGTTTTCCGCGGCCGTCAGCCCGGTGGGAACGATCAGCGTAGGCTTGCCGTTGACGCCGACGCTGAACGATTGCGTTCGGACGTTGGCCCCGTCGACCACTTGAACGACCACTGGGTTGCCGTTCACCTGGCTCGCCGTCGGCGTCCAGGCGATCAAGCCCGTGGTGGGATTGATCGACATCCCCGTGGGGGCCGTGGTCAGGCTGTAGACGACGCCGGCTTGGCCCTCAAACAGGCTTTGCACGTCGTAGGTGTATTCAACGTCGACGTTCGCCGTCGTGACCGGGGTCGACGTGAAGTACTGCGTCGTGTCGATCGTCACGTCGAGCGTGGCGTCGTTGCCCGTGTTTTCGATCTGGCCAATGTTCCCCAGCGGAAGCGAGTCGAAGCGCGTTTGCCGGGCGCGAATCTGGTGCACGCCGTCGGGCAGGACCGTTCCGGCATTGACGGTGATCTCCACCGAAGTGCCGGTCGCGACCACCCCTCCCAGCGAGTTGTTGTTGATGTCGAAGAGTTCGACTTCGTTGCCGGGCGTGACGCCGTTGACGCGGAACCTCAATCGCGTGACTCCGCCGTTGTTCACTGCCGTGTGGTTGTCGGCCGCGCCGGTGTCCGTGAGCAGCTCGATCGAAGTCGGCGCGGCGGGAGCCACGGTGACCGCAAAGAACT from Pirellulales bacterium carries:
- a CDS encoding peptidylprolyl isomerase codes for the protein MSSTSSARGESPSSARGSARQRLEVRRTGLEQLETRCVMAAPTLVDLPNVTVKAGVPLNIALDGFDADGNALTFSATSSDTSKLQAIISPQTNRTLEFHISHTSTGEAGDSTYNGILRAQMFEDQAPHTTARIIQLAQSGFYNGVIFHRVLDGFVAQGGDPEGNGTGGSGVTFDDEYNVDLRHSSAGVFSMAKSADDTNDSQFFITLAATRGLDFQHTVFAFTTQQDPSIDFTVPRNANSNNEIAVPKNPITIDSVSVIVDQENGVLRLKAPEGTSGTVTITVFVSDGTGNVIQDSFDVTIEPDNQDDQGFLGPIPNSLHTQINTPVSNTFTFTDVDAAQFPANHTFRVLSVVQGASGLQFGVDPDLDITQNGSTGQFTFTPKNGFVGSKVVGVDLRLGNSTVDRQFFAVTVAPAAPTSIELLTDTGAADNHTAVNNGGVTRLRFRVNGVTPGNEVELFDINNNSLGGVVATGTSVEITVNAGTVLPDGVHQIRARQTRFDSLPLGNIGQIENTGNDATLDVTIDTTQYFTSTPVTTANVDVEYTYDVQSLFEGQAGVVYSLTTAPTGMSINPTTGLIAWTPTASQVNGNPVVVQVVDGANVRTQSFSVGVNGKPTLIVPTGLTAAENTIFKFKLDATDPNLAGGGIGDTLTYGFTFSPPDGVSIDPRTGDITWIVNENQGGQTFQITAFVRDQGGLVDSKQFSVTITEDNQTPFIVDINANNDLSVVRGESVSVTLTGNDFDLPAQGLTFSIDPGPNSSAASLIPAASPQRTAQFTFNSAGLTNGDYTVTVRVTESQGNNPLSGTKQITIHVVPDPAPVIDPIGTQVVVQGETLSFTVAGHDPPPGTQALVYSLEPGAPAGASINASTGLFTFSPGREFQPGSQTITVRVTEQGGAQQFATRDFALTVLEDQPPVITPVADQNVVQGETLVVNVVATDPDPTKRPLVYSLG